A single window of Sphaerodactylus townsendi isolate TG3544 linkage group LG03, MPM_Stown_v2.3, whole genome shotgun sequence DNA harbors:
- the LOC125428376 gene encoding protein PET100 homolog, mitochondrial isoform X2 — protein sequence MGVKLEVFRMVLYLSFPVAMFWISNQAEYFEEYVIKRKREIYPPEDEFQRKELEAFKERIRKKQEEQLLLQRAKE from the exons ATGGGGGTGAAGCTGGAAGTGTTCCGG ATGGTCCTGTATTTATCTTTTCCTGTTGCCATGTTCTGGATTTCAAATCAAGCAGAGTATTTTGAAGAATATGTAATCAAACGAAAG AGAGAGATCTATCCACCTGAAGATGAGTTCCAG AGAAAGGAGCTGGAAGCCTTCAAAGAACGAATaaggaagaagcaggaggagcagTTGTTGCTACAGAGGGCTAAGGAATAA
- the LOC125428376 gene encoding uncharacterized protein LOC125428376 isoform X1, whose protein sequence is MKHKLIGFVFRNTIPALLLNESSIPVIFRHTCLQKALLGSVRHCFPQNSTARDVISGCFQVHFSMVIWNSFFSFLTWMGRGICRMVLYLSFPVAMFWISNQAEYFEEYVIKRKREIYPPEDEFQRKELEAFKERIRKKQEEQLLLQRAKE, encoded by the exons ATGAAACATAAATTAATTGGGTTTGTGTTCAGAAATACCatccctgctctgcttctcaaTGAGTCCAGCATCCCAGTAATTTTTAGGCACACCTGTCTGCAGAAAGCCCTACTGGGGTCAGTGAGACATTGTTTTCCCCAGAATAGCACAGCCCGAGATGTTATCAGTGGCTGTTTCCAGGTTCACTTCTCCATGGTGATCTGgaactctttcttttcctttctgacaTGGATGGGAAGAGGAATCTGTAGG ATGGTCCTGTATTTATCTTTTCCTGTTGCCATGTTCTGGATTTCAAATCAAGCAGAGTATTTTGAAGAATATGTAATCAAACGAAAG AGAGAGATCTATCCACCTGAAGATGAGTTCCAG AGAAAGGAGCTGGAAGCCTTCAAAGAACGAATaaggaagaagcaggaggagcagTTGTTGCTACAGAGGGCTAAGGAATAA